The following proteins are encoded in a genomic region of Paenibacillus sp. FSL R7-0273:
- the tuf gene encoding elongation factor Tu, with amino-acid sequence MAKAKFERNKPHVNIGTIGHVDHGKTTLTAAITIVLSKKYGGAAVAFDQIDKAPEERERGITISTAHVEYETPNRHYAHVDCPGHADYVKNMITGAAQMDGAILVVSAADGPMPQTREHILLSRQVGVPYIVVFLNKCDMVEDEELLELVEMEVRDLLSEYDFPGDDTPIVRGSAREALQNPEGEWANKIVEMFETIDTYIPLPERATDKPFLMPVEDVFSITGRGTVATGRVERGTVKVGEEIEIVGIHEETKKSVVTGVEMFRKLLDSAQAGDNIGALLRGVDRNNIERGQVLAKPNSVKPHTEFSAQIYVLTKEEGGRHKPFFTGYRPQFYFRTTDVTGIINLPEGTEMVMPGDNITVTVQLISPIAIEEGTKFSIREGGRTVGAGSVATITK; translated from the coding sequence ATGGCAAAGGCAAAGTTTGAACGTAACAAACCACACGTTAACATCGGTACTATCGGTCACGTCGACCATGGTAAAACGACTCTTACTGCAGCAATCACTATTGTATTGTCCAAAAAATACGGCGGTGCTGCTGTAGCTTTCGACCAAATCGATAAAGCTCCAGAAGAGCGCGAACGTGGTATCACTATCTCCACAGCTCACGTTGAATATGAAACTCCTAACCGTCACTACGCACACGTAGACTGCCCTGGACACGCCGACTATGTTAAAAACATGATCACTGGCGCAGCGCAGATGGACGGAGCAATCCTGGTTGTATCCGCAGCTGACGGCCCAATGCCACAGACTCGCGAGCACATCCTGCTCTCCCGTCAGGTAGGCGTTCCTTACATTGTTGTATTCCTGAACAAATGCGACATGGTTGAAGACGAAGAGCTCTTGGAACTGGTTGAAATGGAAGTTCGCGACCTTCTGAGCGAATACGACTTCCCAGGCGATGACACTCCAATCGTTCGTGGTTCTGCTCGTGAAGCTCTGCAGAACCCTGAAGGTGAGTGGGCTAACAAGATTGTTGAAATGTTCGAAACTATCGACACTTACATCCCACTTCCAGAACGTGCAACTGACAAGCCTTTCTTGATGCCTGTCGAGGACGTATTCTCCATCACTGGCCGCGGTACCGTGGCAACTGGCCGCGTAGAACGCGGAACAGTTAAAGTCGGAGAAGAAATCGAAATCGTTGGTATTCACGAAGAAACTAAGAAATCAGTAGTAACGGGCGTAGAAATGTTCCGTAAATTGCTGGATTCCGCTCAAGCTGGCGACAACATCGGCGCACTGCTGCGTGGTGTTGACCGTAACAACATCGAGCGCGGTCAAGTATTGGCTAAGCCAAACTCCGTTAAGCCACACACTGAGTTCAGTGCTCAGATCTACGTTCTGACTAAAGAAGAAGGCGGACGTCACAAACCATTCTTCACTGGTTACCGTCCACAGTTCTACTTCCGTACAACTGACGTAACTGGTATCATCAACCTGCCAGAAGGTACTGAAATGGTTATGCCTGGTGATAACATCACTGTAACCGTACAACTGATCTCCCCAATCGCGATTGAAGAAGGTACTAAATTCTCCATTCGTGAAGGCGGACGTACAGTTGGTGCAGGTAGCGTAGCTACAATCACTAAGTAA
- the fusA gene encoding elongation factor G, whose product MAREFSLKNTRNIGIMAHIDAGKTTTTERILFYTGRTHKIGEVHEGAATMDWMEQEQERGITITSAATTASWKGHRINIIDTPGHVDFTVEVERSLRVLDGAVGVFSAKEGVEPQSETVWRQADRYGVPRIAYVNKMDIIGADFLNVVESMRDRLQANAVAIQLPIGAENDFVGIIDLVEQKAHIFKDDLGQNIEVTEIPADYLEQVETLRLELIEKVAELDEDLTMKYLEGEEITVEEIKAALRKGVVEVKIFPVIVGSSYRNKGVQLMMDAVVDYLPSPVDVPAIQGHLDDGTEAVRHSSDEEPFSALAFKIMTDPYVGKLTFFRVYSGVLESGSYVVNATKGKRERIGRILQMHANSRQEISIVYAGDIAAAVGLKDTSTGDTLCDEKHPVILESMNFPDPVIEIAVEPKTKADQDKLGVALGKLTEEDPTLRAHTDEETGQTILAGMGELHLDIIIDRMRREFKVETNVGKPQVAYRETFKAPARVEGKFVRQSGGRGQYGHVWVEFEPLEPGTGSQFESKVVGGSVPREYIAPALAGIEEQMKNGVIAGFPLVDVKATIVDGSYHDVDSNEMAFKIAGSMALKAAKDKCKPALLEPIMKVEVTVPEEYMGDVMGMLNSRRGRIEGMDSRGGAQIIRAKVPLSEMFGYSTTLRSGTQGRGVFSMELSHYEEVPKSIAEEIISKNKGGE is encoded by the coding sequence GAACAAGAACAAGAGCGCGGAATTACGATTACTTCCGCTGCTACAACTGCTTCTTGGAAGGGTCACCGCATCAATATCATTGATACTCCAGGACACGTTGACTTCACAGTTGAAGTTGAACGTTCCCTACGTGTATTGGATGGAGCAGTTGGTGTTTTCAGTGCGAAAGAAGGCGTTGAGCCTCAGTCTGAAACTGTATGGAGACAGGCTGACCGGTACGGCGTACCTCGTATCGCATATGTAAACAAAATGGATATCATCGGTGCGGACTTCCTTAACGTTGTTGAGAGCATGCGTGATCGCCTGCAAGCCAATGCAGTTGCAATTCAACTGCCAATTGGCGCTGAGAACGACTTCGTTGGTATCATTGACCTGGTTGAGCAAAAAGCTCACATCTTCAAAGATGATCTGGGCCAAAACATCGAAGTAACGGAAATTCCGGCTGACTATCTGGAACAAGTTGAGACTCTGCGTCTTGAGCTGATCGAAAAGGTTGCAGAACTTGACGAAGATCTGACTATGAAGTACCTGGAAGGTGAAGAAATTACAGTTGAAGAGATCAAAGCTGCTCTGCGCAAAGGCGTAGTAGAAGTTAAAATCTTCCCTGTAATCGTTGGATCCTCCTACCGCAATAAGGGCGTTCAGCTGATGATGGACGCTGTCGTTGATTACTTGCCATCCCCAGTAGATGTACCGGCTATTCAAGGTCATCTGGATGACGGAACTGAAGCGGTTCGTCACTCTTCGGACGAAGAACCATTCTCAGCACTGGCATTTAAAATCATGACTGACCCTTATGTTGGTAAACTCACGTTCTTCCGTGTATACTCCGGTGTCCTGGAATCCGGTTCTTACGTAGTTAACGCTACTAAGGGCAAACGTGAGCGTATCGGCCGTATTCTGCAGATGCATGCTAACAGCCGTCAAGAAATCTCCATCGTTTACGCTGGTGATATCGCAGCAGCTGTTGGTCTGAAGGACACAAGTACTGGCGATACCCTTTGCGATGAGAAGCACCCGGTAATCCTGGAATCCATGAACTTCCCTGATCCGGTTATCGAAATCGCAGTTGAACCAAAAACCAAAGCCGACCAAGATAAATTGGGCGTTGCTCTCGGTAAGCTGACTGAAGAGGATCCAACTCTTCGTGCGCATACTGATGAAGAAACTGGCCAAACCATCCTGGCAGGTATGGGTGAGCTTCACCTTGACATTATCATCGACCGTATGCGCCGCGAATTCAAAGTAGAAACCAACGTGGGTAAACCACAGGTTGCTTACCGCGAAACATTCAAAGCACCAGCACGTGTTGAAGGTAAATTCGTTCGCCAGTCCGGCGGTCGCGGTCAGTATGGTCACGTATGGGTTGAATTCGAACCTCTCGAGCCGGGTACTGGCAGCCAATTCGAAAGTAAAGTTGTCGGTGGTTCTGTACCAAGAGAATACATCGCTCCTGCACTTGCCGGTATTGAAGAGCAAATGAAAAACGGCGTTATCGCAGGCTTCCCGCTTGTGGACGTTAAGGCAACCATCGTTGATGGTTCATACCATGATGTTGACTCCAACGAAATGGCATTTAAAATTGCCGGATCGATGGCGCTCAAAGCAGCTAAAGACAAGTGTAAGCCTGCTCTGCTTGAGCCAATCATGAAAGTGGAAGTAACTGTTCCTGAGGAATACATGGGCGATGTTATGGGTATGCTGAACTCCCGTCGCGGCAGAATCGAAGGTATGGATTCCCGTGGTGGTGCTCAAATTATCCGTGCTAAGGTGCCTTTGTCCGAAATGTTCGGATACTCCACAACTCTCCGTTCCGGTACTCAAGGACGTGGCGTATTCTCAATGGAGCTTTCTCACTATGAGGAAGTACCTAAATCCATTGCTGAAGAAATCATTTCCAAGAACAAGGGTGGAGAATAG